CCAATATAGCTTTTGTTAACTCTTTATTTGTGAGTTTTATTCTTGATAATAAGATGGCTAAATTTTGTGCCCTTCTGCCATCAATCACAGACAGTTCCTTGGGTTTGGGTGCCCGGAAGCTACCGTAGCCTGGATCATCTTCTTCAGTTCGTGGTTTCTGGTACGCTGAAAACGTTTTATCAAATTCCTCCAAATCCATTACTTTTATAACCTATCAAAACatgaatttgtttattattttgaattgtGCTTCAAGAACAATTAAAACCTTTTCACCAGGTGTTTGATGATCATCCAATGAGTTAATAATAGAAGTCATATCTTAATTTACTAGACAAcctttattaatataattatattagctttattttattatcaaatagtTTCAACAAACACATTtctaaataatgatttattgattaaattataaatataactaaTATCTTCTCTCAAATATTGCCATATTGCAACAACATTATCCATAACAAATACATTTGCAGCATAAAATGCTGAATTGTATTACTTGtaaaaaattatagaaaaataCCACAGAAGAAagccaaaaaaacaaaaatgttatcaaataaataaaataccttCATTTCATCCAGGTCTTGCCATACAGTTCCAACAAGTTTCATATCAGGTATTTTAGACCAGTTGAAAGACTTAAGTGGCTGTGATGGTTTTggaatgttttttgtttttcctggCACGGTCGCAAATCCAGGTCTGCCAAAGCCTGGCGGGGGTGGTGCACCGGGTGGGGGTGGTGCACCAGGGAATGGTGGCGGTGGAGGGGGCGCTCCACCCATTCCTGGTGGTGGAGGTGGACCTGGTGGAGGTGGTGGCGGTGGTGCTCCACCAGGTGGTGGTGGCGGCCCCGGTGCAGATGAACTGGGAGTGTTGCTTAGTTTCTGCTCATCTGATAGGCTTGGTGACATACTTGATACATCTTTTACTAAATGTTCCAATCTTTGCCTTTCTCCTTTTTCTCTATCAGCctaaaataaaaccaaaaaacaacaattaaaactTGTTTGGTGATGTCTAGTGAAAGATCATCAACTAACTCTGAaagcatgtttgtttgttattatttacatatacaggccgacctcttcagtcaaagacaggtctcccagagggctcagttatgatcagtggttgtgatgtactagtacaccagggtaacacCTCtactcgaaagatgtactaggttctttaataTGCCAATGAGCTAGCTGTGTACACTggtagtccttatctgagaagactcattctaccaccaaAACCATATGCCCTTGTCAAAGTTATGGCTATGTAATTACTTTGTTCCACCGtcttataaattaaattgatcaATTAAACTACAATAAACTGGATTTTCTATATCTTGGTATAAACAAATTGTACCATTGCCCTTTTTCCAGCATACTAGCATATTACAAAAAGGCAAAATTAACTAATATTTTGGTATAGCAACCATTTTCTTCATTGTGAAAATGACTAAATTTTAGTTTCATATCTTgtaattttaaagaatatattCCATAATGCTTTACTGTTATCAGAAATAACTGGTGTTATCATAAATGTGAGTACTCTTTAAAAACTTATTTTGTATTCAATTGtagacattttaaattgaaaatagcAAATGAAAAGGTAGTGACTAAAGTTTTACCAACTACTGTACTATTGTGCTATTTAAAAAAGAGAGTTGTTCTAATAACAATCGATGAAACATAGAATATGTTagaaaattttaaatgaatttagtAGATTAATGTGTAAACCATAAGATATAAAACGTGTTATTTGTGTGGTAAAAATGGTGAAGTTGAAAAAGTATTAAGAATAGAGATCCATAAcaaaaaagcatttaaataaaaatataagcCGCATTGCATAACTATAGGTCAGCTCAAAAAATCGTTATCATGTTATATCAACATGATTGATGCTAGCTGGGTATCACCAAGAAAACAACACAAATACATAACCTAAACACAGATTGTCTATTGAGTACAAAATGTTATAAGGCAATTAAATTAAGagtataaaaaaatactatCTAATTGGCCAGCAGACACTAATGCTTAGTCCCCAAAAGGCTTTGAAATCTTTTTGAAAATCTTTCTAAATCCAGAAATATCCTTTTTTCACTTTTTGCctttcaaaaacaaaaatgattaaatatttaTCTGTCCACAAAAAAATACAACTGCTAAACTAATCTACAATTTATCACAAAACAAAGGATGAATAACAAACTAACACTATGTTCAGATTCCTGGTGTCAAGTTATCGTTATGTATGTGGCGTACATATTATTATGTCTTAACTAGGTCGCGGATTAGCATTGGAACAAGACATTGCCACTAATCAGATGTTATGAAACCTCAGTAGCACATGACACATGGTTTATGCAACATCAAGAAATCACCACGAAATGTGTTGTACACTAACTTCAAAGAGATTCCTGTATATATTAAGAATTACTAAAGaatgcaacattttttgttgtttttagtttcaTGGTTGCATTTCTCATGgttttcacaagcgccttgagcactttgtggatatgtgcgctcaataaatcttattattattattaagaatttAATTGCAAGAAATACTATTTTAGTGAATCTGAAAATTGTGAACTCTCCCGACTAGTCACAACTTTATGCTGGTAAAACTTGTGATTTGCCAGTATTTTTAATACGAATATAAATCTGACAAATATCCATGGTACACATGAAATGTGCATTTGAATAAAAACTCAGAAAAAGACATCATTTTTGGTATGAAACATACAATATATCTCAATAAAAATTCATCCCAACACAAGAAACCATGTTTGGGAAAGAGAGTCCAGGAATATCCAAGCTGGCCTTTACAATTCAAGGCAGAGTACCATCAATgtagaaaacattatttgttattaaatggttaaaatgacaaaatttgaAATGGTTTAACATATGACATTTTTCTAGACTTGCACTATGGTGATATTCCATTTAACCTATCTGAATTATGGCCATGAGTAGTAAAGTTGTTGTTCTTAGTTAAGAAAAGGTAAAAAGGagttagtattaattattaatttaatctaaaatgatttaaaatctCAATATAATCTATgctaaaaacataaaattgatgttgtaaacaaaaatttggATGTGAAGACGAAAAAAAACCCTTGTTTTGAATGAGGATTTTCAATACTTACGTGAACATAAGATAGTTTGAAGGGTTTGCCATCCTATGGAATGTGGTGGAAAGTGTTATCAACTAAGCTTGAAGGAGGGGATATTTCttaaagttattttaaaacACAGAAAGGAAGATTACATAAAGAAGGTGCAAGAATGTCCTAATGTgcatttaataaacatagatgcTTCATTAAGACAAAGATTTATTGTGCAGTATCTTATAATATGTTGGAGCACCAATCATATTGGAAGCATAGCTCAATTGTAATAAATCACAGAAAGGAATAGAATCATTATCCATCATAACTGGTTGTTATCTTGTACATATTGGCCAACATTTAAACACATTTTGCTTTGAATATTTCCCAAATTAACAAAGCAAAAACTACTTGAATATCTTTGCAGTTTCCATTGGCGAAATCACacttaaggccaatttataTAGACAAACGGTAACAGTAAACGTTAAACAGAAAATAGGCGGTCGAGTGGATACAAATAGATACAGATTTTACATGGAATAAGCTACACGCTTTTCTTTTTACTACTAGAGCTCATCTGTGTAATTGGCATTTAGGCAAAGAATAACTTACATTTAAATACAATTCTTCCATCCATCATACaactttttaattaattcaatagTTTAGTGAAACATGTTGGTGTTATAAAGTTTTCCACGTATGTGGTTTATGAAAAGACATGTTGAGTGTTTCATCGTTCTGAAACTCAGCAGTTGTTTTGAGAACTACATACGTGGTGTAcggcaaactttatatcaacatattgatAAAACTAGACATTTTCTTAAGGtccttaattatttttaaacattcagttaaaaaaatcatgagaaTGTTCAGTTTTGTGGGAGATtaaacagtatttttatttcGATGCTGAAATGAACACACAGTAATAGCAACAATGAAAAAGATTAAATACCTCAGTTTGAATACTTTGTAATCTctgttcatattcatatttggTCCTTTCAAGCTCTGATTTAGTCTCGTACAACTGTTGTTGCATTGATTTTAATGCACTCATCGCATCGTCCTAAAATTAAAGCATTTATATAACAGATATCATATTCTTGTGTTCATCAAGATACTtgcagataaaataaaaatttaacattttttaaatgtaatctaCAAAGGGTTCTCAAGAATACGGAATGTCCATAATTAATATGAAAATTCAGTTCAATTTAAACGGagataaacacaaaataatctACAAActacaaaattataatttggcgTAATGAGAAACACTAATGCGTTAAATACAATAATTCCAGgtttttcacattttcacaTCCACGTCAAACCTTCTGTTTTCATAATGCTACATATGTCAAGTCAAAGGTTGTTAATTCAacatattacatattattattatcttattgtGAAGAAAACAAACAAGCATTACCCTCTCAACTGTTGTTGCTTCCAACTCCCGATCTTTTCTATCAAGTTGGCTTTGAAACTCATCACATTCTGAAACAAGAAAACATAGAAAATCAATCAAGTGTAAAAATACGTTTCTTTGGGAGAGTACACCTctattatggggacactttATTAGATCTTGAAGGCATCCCtataataggggttctactgtatgcCTTTATACTCATCACTTGATTTCATTCTGGAAATTTGTTTCATAAACAgcagaacctctattaagaggacaccttcaAGACAAAAATGTGTTCACCTTACTGGTGAACTTTCTCCTGAATAGGAAATTAAAACATGCAGTATATTTCCCTTATTTGTGTCTAAAGGAGGGGTTGTACTGTACAATGTGTATATCCTCAGCTATGGTTGGTAAATGGCAGATCACAAAAAACAGCAATGGATTTAGACAGGCTTAAGGCTAAGCCTGGATATCTTTCAATTGCAAAAAGTCCTGCTGTTATGATAAACAACCATTTTTTAGCCATTACTTGATGATGTGTAATTAAAATTTCTCAGCATGACTCTCAAATTGTTTgcataaattatattgtttgtcTGAAGGTTAGTGAGGTTATTCATAAAGTTTCtcacaattaattttattactataatataaGGCCTTCTTCACATTGATGGTGTTACAGCATTTTAGCAAACAGTGTATATTTtgtgtctgtatgtaaaaagtGTTCTGAATTACGAAACTTCCGTTTTAAAGATTGCTTTGTGTCATATTTTTCTCTGTGGATTACAATTTGACTTTTATGCTACCAGTGCTATTCTAATATGCTATAACTTCAATACCCAGACAACCATTGTTACCTAAAAACCACTATATATGGTGTTAAAATCAATTttgattgtttgtttgtttgtttgttctttctttaaactgaaatacactttcaatacaaatgtactgatttccaaagtggttcagtaaacatattaacaacaaaaataaaatataaaagaaaaacaaaaagaaagaaaacagatgtaaaactatttacaattgtGAAGGCAAAAAGGTTAATACATATATGTTTTCTATCGTGAAGATTTATAAGTTGCCAAGACAGTtctgattttatgttatttggtaGAGAATTCCATAGTTTTGTTGATCTATAAACAAAAGTTCTTTTACTCTGAGAGTTATTCCATAACGGAATAGATAAATCCTTATTACTTTGAAAGCGAGTGCATTTATTATGGTTATCTAcagtaaattgaaataatataagTATCTTGGAGctatttcttttaaacatttaaatagctTTATAAGAATATTTTCATTCCATTTTTCTGTAGGTCTACTCACTCAAGAGTACTTAAGATATCATTAATAGGGGTATACATGTCTACAGATAACAATATTCTACCTAATCTGTTGAATAAAACCTGAAGAGAATCTGAAAAACTTATGTTACAATTGGACCAAACACAGCAACAATAATCAAATAATGGAATAATTAAAGCATTTgctaacatttttaaagtatacATAGGAAGATACATCTTAATACGACGAATCACACCGATACGTTTAGCTATTTTACAAGATATTTTGTCTATATGTTCCTTCCAATTTAGTTGAGGATAAAAAATGATACCTAAATACTTAAAAAGAATCAACTCTTTCAATAGTGTCGTTTCCGATTTCTGATTTGTGCTGAAAACCCCAATCATTTTTATAGATATAACTTACTTTGCTGCATTTCTTTCGCCTGTTTTTTACGCACAACATCTTGATTAATAACTTTttctataattgttttaaagttaaaatcTACGACAGATACATCAGGGTCATGGCCATCTTCATGTTGGAGGACAATCTGTTGAATGAGCATGTCTACTAATGCCCACATATGCGCACTCTGTGACACTGAGCCATCTGAAATAAacggtttaaaaaagtttataaTGGATAATAGACAGATCATACAAGGTAGAATACATACATAACATATGTAGAATAGACATATCATGCAAGGGAAGAATAGACATATCATTTAATGGGAGAATAGACAGATTATGCAAAGGAAGAATAGACATATCATGCAAGGGAAGAATAGACATATCATTTAATGGGAGAATAGACAGATTATGCAAAGGAAGAATAGACATATCATTTAATGGGAGAATAGACAGATTATGCAAAGGAAAAATAGACATATCATGCTATGCAAGGGAAGAATAGATGTATCATGCAAGGGGAAAATAGACAGATCATGCAAGGGAAGAATAGTTAGATCATTTAAAGGGGAGAATAGACAGATTTTGCAAGGGGAGAATAGACAGTCAATTCAATTTAGAGAGATCATGAATAATTTTTGGATTCTAATATTGgtatttgaaaaaaactttaaaaatccaCTTAAGTGAGAAGCAACTTGTCAGCATTGGTTAGTTGCATTGATTTCcagaaaaaaattgatttatacaACCACAAGAAACTCGACTAAACTATTTATATCTCCTTTAAGTtaagtttgaataaaatatacttACTTGGAAGGAGTAAGAAGTGTTCTAGTATGGACATAAGGTGTGGATAAGCCTGTGTGTGTGAGATCTTGCGAGTAATAACTTCAAACATAGTATTAGCATTCCTTGAGTCAATATGGATCTAAAAgtgttatataataacaattacaaaatgGTAATAATTCTACTAAATAacaagaaaatattttattgcttTATAGAAGTATATTAagtctttaattaattttatttagttttttttttactgtatatagagTCAACTCAGTGTTTAGCTTTCTGGTATCGCATTCTCACAATATCCCTTATTACTTGGCAACAACACAAGCGTTTAATTTACGGCCTTTAATTTAATGGTTTATTAGACCTTAGACATACTTCATTTTCAACCAAAACATTACTTccgaatattttatttatagatcTAAAAAATGCATGATTTGACAGGCTGGCGCTGCTAGCAATCTCTAAGGCGGGGCTAGATAGGCTTAATTGTGTATTTAATTATCCTAAGCACTGACAAACTTAACTTTAAATGAATGTATGAAATAGGTagcaatgtaaaaataatgatttttaaagTTATGCTTACCATTTCATATCTCTTGGCCAATTCACGCTCATCTTCATTCCGAACAAGATCAAAGATATCCAAATGTctacaaaaaaagtaaaagtcaaattgattataattagtCACACAGTTTGAATTACTAGGAAGAGCTACTGTTTTCCTCTCACCATTtggtattttaaatttaaaatgtatgataGTTATAAATACAAAGGTATGAGTTATCTTGTAAATACATGATAGATGTAATTGTATttacaaaattgaaaacaatattgataattattacaAGTTTTATATGTTTTCTTACTTTTTTGAAACATATATAATGACCCAAAGTGACCTACCTGTCTAATGTTGCATTATCATGCgtttttaatttatcaatgaTCGGTTGAATACCAAGCATTAAAAATTCATAACGAAGATGAATTCTGAACTCGAGGTTGTCCTgaaagaataaaatatgtaacaatattatttacataaacaacatTTATGCGAGATACTAATAATagtttggggggggggggtggtgggTCTTGAAgttgatataaataaaacatcatttcAGGTTTTACGGTATCTTCAAGTCTGTTATCTATGACAACGTTGCTTAAAATACAGTTTCACTAGTACAGCACAATATTCCAATTTTAgcttttaaatatgaaaataattgatacagtaaaaataaattattgaaattaataaagGACAAGGTTGATAGTCAATATAAATCACTTTCtctattattacatatttttttctcaacaaaaacaaaattctcTCTAAAAGATTGTATGTTGTACATGTACACATATCCAATGTATTGCAATCCTCATTACAACTTGGTGTTAGTTTAAGCTGAGTTGGGTGTATAATAATAGGTCATTCTTATTATAGTGCTTCATGCCCAAAGCCTCTAAGGGTTTCACAATTTTACCCTGGTTATTTTTTGATCAAACAAAAATGGAAACATATTCCCATAATGCAACCTTAGTGCAGTAGTGTTATCAGTTACCCATTTGTACAgttgggtggagagaggcaaacaaaAGTAAAGTGTTTTGCCTAAAGAAACAAGCAATGGAACGAACGTTGAACTCCTGATctcgcgatcagtagtccaacgtccaagaCACTGTGCCACATGCTCTTGTTGGATGTGTTGCAGGCTTTTAAAGAATTCTTTACAATGTAGAAGACAAATGTTAAcggttttatatttatattcagaatatttatttcatttataatttcaaCAAAGGCCTTACCTCTCCTGTTCTGTATCGAATGATAGCATTAATGAATGACATGATGGAAGTTTTAAGATTAACTTCCTCACGATACCGCCCTGTGCTCCTATCAAGATCATTCACTAAGGTCTGGGgagtaaaaatatattatttattttattgttcaaCTGATGTGCCTGGAAACAgctatatttaaaacaaaacatgtaCATAACTGTGCAAGATATCATGGATAGAAGAACATAATACATTCATCTGGCAAAATATTCATGTTAGCTAAAACTAGCcattttaacttttatgtaACTTAAATTACGATAACTGTCTTCTACTCAAAATCATTCTAAAGTTATGGGGAAACAATCATGGCATGACTTTTAAGGGCAGAAGGGCTTCCTCTAGAACAGAGGTGAGGAGTACTGTAACATACTGGAGAATATCAGGGCTATGACcaatattaatactaaaattGATGAATAATCacaataatattatgttgaTGCTGATAATATGTATTCAATGGACTGAAACTGCTTGCATGAAAATATGTTTCAGGTTTGACTTTATAGATTTTATTCACTGGTTTGTATAAAACacctaaaagaaaataatatatatttgatatGTGAATTATATAAACGAGCATATTTGTTTATAGTTTACCTGAAATCGTGTTCTTTCACAGGCATACTTTTGAAAATGTGTCATTGCTTCTAGAACTTTCTTTTGTCCTCCTGGTACAAGGCACATGCCTCCCAGCATCTCCATCACTGCTATTTTAGTCTTAATATTCTCAGTGCTTAAACTTTGTGTAATAATCTTGATACCGGTTGGATGAGCTAACACATGTGATCTACCAAGCTAGAAAATTTAAACAGAATACatttacaaatatttgtttttgtaattgatGACATCAATGAATTTAACACAGTATCAGAAACCTTTGGAAACCACTTTTGAGAGGATACATTCCTGTGAAACGACAAacagtaaataatttttaacacTACatccaacccctattcaggggacgccTCTATTGAGGGGACATTTCCTGAAAAACCACAAAGGGAAGACGTGTTATAACTacatggccaacccctattcagtggacaccgcCCTTTAAGGGATATTTCAAGAAACCACTATTGTGTTACTGTATAACAACaaggccaacccctattcagaggacaccactATTGTGGGGACATTTCCTGAGAAACGAGAAGGGAAGACGTGTTATAACAGCATGGTCAGGGAAAATTCTTATTAAGGTGACACAGGGTAAACTTAActaattgtatttgtttaattGCATGTATGGTTATATGTTTGTAGAATCAGTCTTTCCCAACGAATAAACTCTAGTAACCTCATTTTGTTGGACCATACCTTTATTTGGCACATGGTTGAATTAAGGGAATATCCTTGCCAATTTTATGGGTTAGCAACGTTTGTTAAATTGAAAGGTTTTCAGtttaaatttgtgttttatatttaatttcatttaattttcaatttatttttaacacaattGTATTGTACCAAATAATTTCCAAAGTTGAGATTGTCAACATGCTCTTGGGGGACATAGACTGTATTTGAAAAACTTGtgcaaaataaatggttatgaAAGTATATATCAAGAGTATAGAAAATTGTGTCATTCTCAGTAtgtcttttgttttaaaacttatCAGTTCAAACTATGTATATGACCCACATTTTCTTGTTCTGGTAATCAGTTTAAGATTGTCTTTAAAGTTTTGAAATTCCTACAAACAAGTTCGAGTTAAAACAATTGAACTAAGTTGAAAGCAATCCCACAAACCAATCAAAGCCTAATAGTAGAGCAATCAGGAAGTCCCTTACTTATTAAAACAATGTGTTTAAATGATCAATGTTTTAGTGATACACCAgacaatttgtatattttgacaAGACTTTGGATGTCTCAAGAGGTATTTGTAAATAAACACACATCTATCACATACATTCATTTGTCTAGATCGAAATATTCTAAAAGCTTTATGAGCAGAGCATTTGCTAAAACAATCaaactgtatttttattatgGAATTTAATTAAcactaaatttaaaattcagaCATTTCAGCATTTGCTGTTTAATAATCTTTTAGGTTAAAATActgttatatataaaaaatatttc
The window above is part of the Antedon mediterranea chromosome 10, ecAntMedi1.1, whole genome shotgun sequence genome. Proteins encoded here:
- the LOC140061017 gene encoding disheveled-associated activator of morphogenesis 1-like isoform X3, which encodes MTTMVMLSHGEEDIDSRTKMVDSLKTALRTQPMRFVTRFIELDGLSVLLDFLQKMDFEVTESSIHTSAIGCVKALMNNSLGRSHVLAHPTGIKIITQSLSTENIKTKIAVMEMLGGMCLVPGGQKKVLEAMTHFQKYACERTRFQTLVNDLDRSTGRYREEVNLKTSIMSFINAIIRYRTGEDNLEFRIHLRYEFLMLGIQPIIDKLKTHDNATLDRHLDIFDLVRNEDERELAKRYEMIHIDSRNANTMFEVITRKISHTQAYPHLMSILEHFLLLPNGSVSQSAHMWALVDMLIQQIVLQHEDGHDPDVSVVDFNFKTIIEKVINQDVVRKKQAKEMQQKCDEFQSQLDRKDRELEATTVERDDAMSALKSMQQQLYETKSELERTKYEYEQRLQSIQTEADREKGERQRLEHLVKDVSSMSPSLSDEQKLSNTPSSSAPGPPPPPGGAPPPPPPPGPPPPPGMGGAPPPPPPFPGAPPPPGAPPPPGFGRPGFATVPGKTKNIPKPSQPLKSFNWSKIPDMKLVGTVWQDLDEMKVIKVMDLEEFDKTFSAYQKPRTEEDDPGYGSFRAPKPKELSVIDGRRAQNLAILLSRIKLTNKELTKAILEMDKGEDIPKDMLEQLLKYTPTPEEVSMLKEHEKDQDNMARADKFLLDMSRIVHYEQRLKSLYCKKKFQERMNDVKPKVEAVLKASKQVINSKKLRRLLEIVLAYGNYMNKGSRGNASGFKLSSLNKIVDTKSSMNKNMTLLHYLLQMVEIKFPDVYRLDEEIPDILIACKVNMGELEGEIKQIGTGLQQVNNELEFQRGRNSERGDKFVPAMSDFITLATINFDKLETQMSQAKTKFSEVVVMFGEDPSTSQPESFFGTFAAFLQAFNDAKTDNVKFKKKREEEQKRAQLEVEKMEKERKKKNKKGQQENKGKGKNGVGEFDDLISALRTGDVFGEDMAKIKRNKRRNVKDAENGNSRERTGKKNITAY
- the LOC140061017 gene encoding disheveled-associated activator of morphogenesis 1-like isoform X2, translating into MYTLLNPPIASYLDKLRSMTTMVMLSHGEEDIDSRTKMVDSLKTALRTQPMRFVTRFIELDGLSVLLDFLQKMDFEVTESSIHTSAIGCVKALMNNSLGRSHVLAHPTGIKIITQSLSTENIKTKIAVMEMLGGMCLVPGGQKKVLEAMTHFQKYACERTRFQTLVNDLDRSTGRYREEVNLKTSIMSFINAIIRYRTGEDNLEFRIHLRYEFLMLGIQPIIDKLKTHDNATLDRHLDIFDLVRNEDERELAKRYEMIHIDSRNANTMFEVITRKISHTQAYPHLMSILEHFLLLPNGSVSQSAHMWALVDMLIQQIVLQHEDGHDPDVSVVDFNFKTIIEKVINQDVVRKKQAKEMQQKCDEFQSQLDRKDRELEATTVERDDAMSALKSMQQQLYETKSELERTKYEYEQRLQSIQTEADREKGERQRLEHLVKDVSSMSPSLSDEQKLSNTPSSSAPGPPPPPGGAPPPPPPPGPPPPPGMGGAPPPPPPFPGAPPPPGAPPPPGFGRPGFATVPGKTKNIPKPSQPLKSFNWSKIPDMKLVGTVWQDLDEMKVIKVMDLEEFDKTFSAYQKPRTEEDDPGYGSFRAPKPKELSVIDGRRAQNLAILLSRIKLTNKELTKAILEMDKGEDIPKDMLEQLLKYTPTPEEVSMLKEHEKDQDNMARADKFLLDMSRIVHYEQRLKSLYCKKKFQERMNDVKPKVEAVLKASKQVINSKKLRRLLEIVLAYGNYMNKGSRGNASGFKLSSLNKIVDTKSSMNKNMTLLHYLLQMVEIKFPDVYRLDEEIPDILIACKVNMGELEGEIKQIGTGLQQVNNELEFQRGRNSERGDKFVPAMSDFITLATINFDKLETQMSQAKTKFSEVVVMFGEDPSTSQPESFFGTFAAFLQAFNDAKTDNVKFKKKREEEQKRAQLEVEKMEKERKKKNKKGQQENKGKGKNGVGEFDDLISALRTGDVFGEDMAKIKRNKRRNVKDAENGNSRERTGKKNITAY